ATTATGATATTGGAATCATCTAACACTAAATAGTAGTGTTCTTTTAACTTCTTGTTATTAGTTATTTGATAAAAGAATTCTAAAAACTggttatatttgatataaatctaTATTTATGtagtaaaataattataaattaacaCAAAATTATATTTATGTCCCTTACATCATATTGAAAAACACATTGGAACGTAAAGCTTGAAGCTCgcctcacgccttttagaaccttgCTAAATAGTTTAGTTTTATCAAATATGTATACTACTATAAAATGAAAACATTAGTTTTTCTTGACAATGTTTGATGGTGGATTCCAACTTGAGTTTGATTATAGCATGCAACACCCCAATAGCAACTAGAAAATTTTGGTGATGTTCTATTAATAATATTTCgctattaaaaaaaataacgaaAAACTATTATCATTATGATTTACATACATCCAAATAACTTCCCCTCCCCCTCTTCCTCctaccctccccccccccccccccccccccccattgtgATGTAAGGGACATAAAATTTCATACATTAGATACATGGTTTAAACCTAATATGCTTAAAGTATTGTTGATGTTTCATGACTACTTCTTATATGCTGGGTGATATGATTTACCATATTTTTTTACATGTATTAAAATAATAACATTGTGTAAATATGTAATACTAGGGAAAAAGTAACAACAAATAATTAAAATGTATAATTATATCATTCTAATTTATCATAAATTTTTTTGCTGCCGATAGATGATTGTTCTGTTTTATTCTAGAAGGTTTATATCTAACAAAAATATCCCTTAAAATATTTTTTCATGACGCACTTATAAAATGTGACaactttaatttttgatttttgtaatttactctttattgcCTTCTAGAAAGATCTCGTGGTTGTCACTTAGACATAATCCACTGCTTTCCCGACCATTACGCTTATCAACGGACAAATGAAATCAAaactaaattttatatatttgatCCAACTATTTAAAGAGGGTTAGAGATCTATTAACTAAAACGACCAGAAGAAAACACGTTTTCAGTTTTGCAAAATGGGTTAAAGTCAAGAAACTGATTTATGTCGTATTCTCCAATCAAACCATCATTTTTTTGCTCAATGAATAATTCATCAAAGTCGTTTTTGGTTGACCGGATTGAAACCAGTTCGATAGTTCAAATTCAAAAACGGATTAGACTCCCGTTTGTAAACCGGATTAAACTGGCAAAACCGAATCAAACCAATAAAAAAACTAGTAAGGGAAATTGTTTAAAACCGGATTCAACCTCAAATCAAAGTCGAACCTAATAATTTGTAACGTCATCAGATATGAATAAGATCGTTGGTGCACCTCTACTCTGCACTACACGAACATGGTGTAGCTGAGTCGCCACCAAAGCTACATCACGTGACCATTGGATATGCCTAAGAGTCATTTTGAATAATGTAAAACTTTTATAATAATGTAAAATTGTAAAGTGAAATGAAATTCGCTTAAATATTGTAGACCATTTTTATCTATCAAGGCCCATTTGGCAGGCGGAGACCATTTTTCATCATCAAGGTAGGTGCTAAAGACTCATTTTGGACTTCATGGTTTCGTTGTTAGTTTAGGAAAttgttaatattttatttattttaataaaaactaTTTTAGGTAGGTTTTGAAATAACGAAAACAATTGAATAAACCTACAAGGGCGATgcgatttttgtggtttttggtcTGGATATCTTGAGAACTAGACACCGGCTTGGCCGGTCACCAGCCCCCTCACTTATTAAAACCCTCTAGAAACCTCTCCTCATCGCATTCTTCTTCACTCTCATCGTCAACACACATTCCCAATACACTTTTTTTCTCCAACAAGCGTCATGGGTACGCTGAATTTAGTAATTTTTATCAAATTATTCCTGTCGATCTTCTTTTTCTTGTGTTTTTGATCTAACTTTTCTATTTTCTCATTTTAATTGTTGTTCTTTTTGTTGTCCAGGCGGCAAGATCAAGATCGGAATCAACGGTACCAGATCTTATCCACTTTACAATTTTATACCGTTTAATGTCTACAGCTGTTCTTCTGGGACGATTTCGAGTGGCTTAATGTATATTTAACTTGCAGGATTCGGAAGAATCGGTCGATTGGTGGCTAGAGTAGCTTTGCAGAGAGACGATGTTGAACTTGTTGCTGTTAACGATCCATTTATCTCTGTGGAGTACATGGTTCGTAATTTTGATCATCTGATTGTATCTACAGTAGATCTGGGGTTTTAGGGTTTTAAATTCTGATCGGTTTAGTGCTTGTTCTGAATTTAGTTCAGTAGACAGTAGATCCGTGCATTTTATAGTGTTTTGAGTTTGAATTTAACTTCAATCATGATTTCATTGCAGACATACATGTTTAAGTATGACAGTGTTCATGGTCAATGGAAGCATCATGAACTCAAGGTTAAGGACGACAAAACCCTTCTTTTCGGCGAGAAACCCGTCGCTGTTTTTGGTTCAAGGTGCGTCTCTCGCATGCTCAATTTTGGTTAAATTCATGTTTTCAAGATAAGGCTGATTAATCTCCTGTTATTATTAAAGGAACCCAGAAGAGATCCCATGGGCCCAGACCGGAGCTGAGTACGTCGTGGAATCCACCGGAGTTTTTACCGACAAGGACAAAGCCGCTGCTCACTTGAAGGTATACATCCTCTTACACGATTTTACAACTTCCATGACTTCCATTTTCTTGTGTACTCCGAGATGAAAGTTTTCATGTTCTTCATAAACTCAAAAAATTCTTATAAGCTCGTTTTACCCATATCTTTAGGGAGGTGCTAAGAAGGTCATCATCTCTGCCCCCAGTAAGGATGCTCCCATGTTTGTTGTTGGTGTGAACGAGAAGGAATACAAATCAGACCTTCACATCGTTTCAAACGCCAGTTGCACCACTAACTGCCTTGCCCCTCTGGCCAAGGTTATAAATGACAGATTTGGAATTGTTGAGGGTCTTATGACCACCGTTCACTCCATCACTGGTAACTTTTCTTGattgtttttgtatatatatttatttcagTTCTATTAACagtttattttgatttgattaTGATTCAGCTACACAGAAGACTGTTGATGGACCATCTGCTAAGGACTGGAGAGGTGGAAGAGCTGCTTCATTCAACATCATTCCCAGCAGCACTGGTGCTGCtaaggtatttatttatttactatttAGTCCCTCAAGTTTCAAATACTGCTATTTTTGTTCTTCATAGAGTTTGATAAATGTTTGGAAATCTTGATAGGCTGTAGGGAAAGTCCTCCCTTCATTGAACGGGAAGTTGACCGGAATGTCTTTCCGTGTCCCAACTGTTGATGTCTCTGTTGTTGATCTGACTGTTCGATTGGAAAAATCTGCAACTTATGATGAGATCAAAGCTGCTATCAAGTAAGCAAAACTTCATTTCATTTTATTGTTAATCTTGACAATAGATGAATGTTCGTGGTTGTAAATTGTAATATTGTTTTTTGTGTTTGTTATCAGGGAGGAATCTGAAGGAAAGATGAAGGGGATCTTGGGTTACACTGAAGATGATGTGGTGTCCACAGACTTTGTGGGTGACAAcaggtatttttttttattgtttctttTATAAAAGCTATATGGTTTTTTGTAGGCATAAGTGGACcacatgtgtgtatatatattttgtatgaaGATTAAAAAAGAATGGAATTTAATAAGTGGAGAATTTATGTGATTTTAACAGGTCGAGCATATTTGATGCAAAGGCTGGAATTGCACTGAATAACAATTTTGTGAAGTTGGTTTCGTGGTATGACAACGAGTGGGGTTACAGGTACTTATTCTTCTTTCTTATGTTttctttagattttttttttgtataaattttatttattgaagtgtttatttatttattttttatgcaGTTCCCGTGTTGTTGATCTGATTGTTCACATGGCATCTGTGGAGTAAGTTTTGTGGATGTAGGTGAAGTTGTTTTTTGAGTTGGAAGTAAAATAAAAGTCTACCTATCCATTCCCCACTGTGTTTAGGGTTTTGATTGATGGGTGGAGAAATGTTTTGGTGTTTATGTTGTTATTGCTGGTTTATTATCGAACTTTAATAGTGCAATTTTCAGACATTGAGGTGTGTAGTAGTATCAAGTTGGTGTGAAAACCTGTCTTCACTGGCTGTTTAGTATTGGTGTTTTCAACTAGGCGGCTTAAATATGGTGAAGATTTTATGCACAAATTAATTTTCCATAGTTTTTGcgtttttaatttgaaaatagcAATAAAAAATAGTCTTATCTGAAGTTTGGAAGTTGTTATCGTACAAGacaagtttgaaaaaaaaaaaaaaaaatctcgaCCCAAGAACCAAATTGAAAGCTGGTTTCTGGAAAACGACATGATTAGGTGCTTTGAACAGAGGAATTGGACTCTATCAGATATGATTCGATCCAAATCTAACAACTCTTCTTTTATCTTTTGGAATTCTTTCTTTATGTGCGTTATACATTTTTAAATGATTCCAACTAAAAATGATGGTTAAGAGACAAACAACTATTGCATTTGGGATGGTTAACCTAAGCTGTGTTAATTGAGAATTTGGAGTTTCGAAGTCCATGTTCTACGTTATCTAAATAAGATTATTTGATATATTGAATTGCCTTCTTCAACTCCATCAAAGACAAAGTCTaagattatatatttttaaataagatTATTTGTTGCACCTCTACAAACCAATTGTTTTCTACAACTCTACTAAGGATAATTTTGATACTTATGGCAATGAGCAAGTACAGAGATATCCTCTTATAAGAAATGAATGAGTTGTGAAGTTTTTGGAGAGTTCAAAATCCATACTAAAAATGGTGACACCCATTTGAACGGTTTATGTCAATCTGCTTCAAGGTCCATGTGAGATGTCAATTGCAAAACATAAACAATATTTTTGATGGACAAATGTTTTAACACCTAACCTTTTGTGTAGAGATCCATATTTCAACAACTAGGTTTCATCGTGGAGGCCCAAAATCCATACTTTACAACACCTTCCGTAATTACTAGCATACAACATGTCGTGCTTGTGCATTGATTTGTAGAGGTGCAACAAACCATtagacaatcaagtttggaagaaCGTCGCAATTACTAGCATACATGTCGGGCTTGTGCATTGATTTGTAGAGGTGCAACAAACCATtagacaatcaagtttggaagaaTGTCGCACTTACTAGCATACATGTCGGGCTTGTGCATTGATTTGTAGAGGTGCAACAAACCATtagacaatcaagtttggaagaaTGTCGTGTATATCCTTATTaaacatttaaatataatatttgttcaacttaatttctaaatatcatatttacactttataaaattttaaaatatcatgtcatttttaaacatcaaaatatcatatatcccATTCttacatatcaaaatatcatgtctttcttaaacatcaaaataccaaTACTAATATTTAAAATATCCTCTATCTAAAACATGTCAATATTAAACAACAAACACAAGCAATCAGTGTATATATTCCATGAAGAAGACTAAAGATGAAGTGTTTTGTTTGTCAAGAGAACGACGTTCCAATAATTTAGAAGTAGACGTTATAATATTATAGATGTAGTGATAATATGGTTAaagtttttaattattataataattataagatataaaaaaatgattataaactaTTAAAAACATTGTAAAAAAAGATTTTGGCAAAATATGAAATTTCGAAGGTTTATAAAGGATAAATACAGTATTAAAAATTTAAGttggacaaatatgatattttgatttttaagacggacatatatgaaattctttgactaaggtccaaaatcaaataagAACTTACAAGTTGATCGGGATTATATATGTGATCGTAAGATCCTAATAAAaacaatttaaaagataaaaatgcATATCTATCTATCAATTAACAATAAGTatttcaaaacatgaaaaatgcatATCTATCTAACAATTAACAATAAGTATTTCAAAACGTGAATAATACATCTTCAATACCTCATTTAACAATAAAAACAGGAAATGAGTTTTTTAGGGTTCATATTTGCTTTAATTAGTTGGTCCAAGACACAATCTTATTTTTTAAATAggttaaattacatgaatggtccctatggtttggggtaatctgCGCGTTtggtctttaatttttttttttaactcggacgaTCCCTAAGATGTATTTTTGTTGCGCGTTGGGTCCCTGATAGACCTAAAATGACTATACTacccttattttttattttcttttatttgtatggtttatttatatataaaataaatataaaaactaaaattaaaaaaatcctaAACCTCTAATCTAATCGTACACCCTAATAAAAGAAAAGTTGCTTTCCCCTTATTCCTTCCTTCGTCCCCATCCCTTCCTCCAATCTCGCCGGCGAATTCGTAGGGCTACTGCTAGAGACAATGAAACTCCATCTTCGGTGCCcctctttcttttcttccttttctcaccaGAAAAGCTTGACCCACGAAGCTTCATCATCTTTGCCTCTTCCCCTTTCCGATTAGAGCTCTCCATCCTTTACTCACCGGAAAAACACGAGGCAGGAATTCACTGAAAAAACGTCGAACCAGAATCATGGGATTGCTTCATTTTATTTCGATTTACTGCATATCTGGGTAGAAATTTTCAGAAACTTAATTTTTCACAGGAACTACAAAAGAGAAATTTGATTTCTCCGAAAGGGTGATGGCGCTTTTCCATTTATGAGTTACAGTAGTTATGAAAACATGACTCAAATTGGGGTGGTTGAAGAAGATGCCAGGACCAGGCAGGCTCAAAAGGGGCATCAAATTAGAGATGAAGGTTCTAGGTTTAATCATGGTAGGTTTCATCGATGATTTCATATGGTGGTTCAAGCGAGGAAGATGATGAATCTGGAACCCTCGCTTGTTTTTTGCATTCAAAATTTTCATTAGGTTTTGTTTTCagcattttgattttgattttgttcaAATTTGATTTTGTTCAATTTTGATTACAAGGTAACAATTTAATTTTGGTTTGGGTTTTGATTTGGTTTGATATTCATTAGCTTCATCCTCTGAAAATTGTAGAAGAAAGCACCATTGTTGGAAGATGTCGATGGTGGCTACAGGAGACAGTCATGGTCATGATTGTTTtcagagatgatgatgatgaagatgggaTTTAAACGAAGGGGATGAAGAGTTCTAATTCCAGTTTCTGGTTTTTTTGTGCAGATTTTAACATCACTTTTGCTTACCTGGGCTACGATGTTACATATTTCTTTTGGAACTTTGGTTTTGTTCTTATTGTGGCCGGTGGAGGTGACCGGAGGTTAGTGGCAGTGGTGCTCGGAGGTTGTTTTCAGATGGCTGAACATAAGgaggggtggggtggggtggggggTAAGGGGTGGGGATGagttttcattttaatatatttcactctttaaataaataacaaattaattaaaaaataaatgagGGCAAATTAGTCTTTTTACATATGATAGGGACCAGACgtgcaataaaaatataaaatagggacgttccgagttaaaaaaagttGTTAAGGACCAAGCACACAGATTaccctaaaccacagggaccatccgtgtaatttacccTTTTAAACAATAGTAATAATAATGATCTTACAACCTTATGAATTATCTTACGAACCTATCCAAcaactgtaacacccaaagtcaggaaggccaagaaaggaaagaaaaccctaactttaagggacgactcgtcgagtccaaggaggaactcggcgagtccgagcgggatccgggtcaaggagtaagtgaccgactcggcgagtcggccaaggagactcgacgagtctggtctgaacgaggaaaaccctaaattcgggacttggagcctatttaagcgcctcattctcttccctagatttcctttacagcctctctaacccagaacaccaaaccctagccgccatatccatttttgagctaattattgccttgaagagtgcattaaagcttggagaaggaagaagaatcttggaggtgcaagaagggggctatagatccgggattgggaagacatttctgagcattttgaggtaataaactagttcttggactcatatgcacctagatctatgtgtgtgttTTGGGCATTCTTGGCATGATAGTAACCATTTCGAGCTAgtggttcagatctgaggttgctacctcagatccatgcttgttttggtctagaatcccataaagtatcagctcttggtatgttggtgaagcatggttgtcataaaccctagttttgagtgttttgagcctagatctccatatctacacgtaaagtttgccactttacgtgaggaataggccttagaagtatggatctatgtgtTGGAGCCCCTGTTTGGCTCAAAGAGCCACTGCATGGTATAAGAgctggagtgactcggcgagtcacatgggtagactcagcgagtcggatgaagttgggcaggaactcggcgagttagaagaacaactcggcgagtttgttgaaggttgtcttggactcgacgagtctgttcttggactcggcgagtcaagtcgcgaaacccccaaacccttcgagttaagactcggatcagtgagttgagtggggactcagtgagttggacaagtcaggactcggaaatcgatagactcggcgagtcatggattgactcggcgagttgagtcgcgattggaaggactctgagcatatgaactcgacgagtcagtaggcagaatcggcgagtagggttgaccaggaaggttgactttgaccaggactttgtcattgaccagagttgacttagttgactttcgggggacagttagactaagtattgcattgatattggtagctcggggagctagtggagcaggagttcagagaattgtcgggcagcagctagaggggttatcagcaagtttagcaaagtgcaggtgagtttcccttttgtgtgaatgggtctaaggccacaatgctggcccatgtagttatgagtagtagacccgggggttagccctaggcacagtatgctagtatgatattcaggacgaggtccaatgatagcgggcgggtgcccaaggattggtttatatgatagtttatacttgttgtctgtgtgatacatgtatgtgcctggtagggaggtgagtgtgggcgaggtcccgtatctcaccaatagcagagtgtggatggtgttccacatctcattagcagcagagcaggggcgaggcccaagttagggaaggagtgagtgtgggctgggcccgtatctcactattagtaggagcgtggacggggttccatgtctcatcagtagcaggacaagggcgaggcccaggataggcgaggccttaggatagAATCCattgtatatgtttagcttatgttttgcggtatgattatgtgctattatatgttagcgggcgaggccctgtgacaggcgaggcctaagtgaaaaagatctgtatccgagcggggctcgaagccaggcggggccgttgtagcgggcgaggcccgaggtagggggcgaggcccaggatagcgggtgtggcccagtatgtgcagtatgtggtagggtggggaactcgctaagcttcgtgcttacagttttcagttttggtttcaggtacttccggtagtggagggaagagctcggggtgatcgcatggcacacaccatagattagacagcctgagaatgtttactctgataacgaacatgtgttttggaaattaatactctgattatgttttggattgatgaatttgctttaagtaatgttttattaaaagaaatttttagtcttaaattttgggacgttacaagttggtatcagagccttggtttgagggattcggacataccctcgggtgtgtttgaactcaaactaagggattgggaTAAAAGTTTCAAAATGAAAGGACAaattttgtaaaaagagttttagaaatgaaacatttttaaaaaagagaaaagaattcagaaagaaaagaattttgataagagaaaagggtgtggtgcatgcaatcagccgagctcaagtaagtaccccaaaatacccatacaagtttatgttatgattatcagttaatagaacagcatgctggattaggactaaggatctagggaggatgc
The genomic region above belongs to Lactuca sativa cultivar Salinas chromosome 4, Lsat_Salinas_v11, whole genome shotgun sequence and contains:
- the LOC111878875 gene encoding glyceraldehyde-3-phosphate dehydrogenase, cytosolic, which codes for MGGKIKIGINGFGRIGRLVARVALQRDDVELVAVNDPFISVEYMTYMFKYDSVHGQWKHHELKVKDDKTLLFGEKPVAVFGSRNPEEIPWAQTGAEYVVESTGVFTDKDKAAAHLKGGAKKVIISAPSKDAPMFVVGVNEKEYKSDLHIVSNASCTTNCLAPLAKVINDRFGIVEGLMTTVHSITATQKTVDGPSAKDWRGGRAASFNIIPSSTGAAKAVGKVLPSLNGKLTGMSFRVPTVDVSVVDLTVRLEKSATYDEIKAAIKEESEGKMKGILGYTEDDVVSTDFVGDNRSSIFDAKAGIALNNNFVKLVSWYDNEWGYSSRVVDLIVHMASVE